The nucleotide window TACCTCGAGCACCATGCACGGCCTCATCATGTGCCCCGTAGAGACACTGAAAGGCCGCCGTATTGACCACCAGGAGGCCGCTACGACGTAGCACCCGTCTTAGCTCTGCCAGTGCACGGCTCACTACGACCTCACGATGATAAAGCACATCGAGCAGCAGCGCGGCATCGAATTCCGCCTCTGGGAAGGGTAAATCACACACATCCGCCTGGATGACGAGCTGATCTAGTCCTCGATCATGGCAATGCCGCACGGCAAGCGAGGAGCGATCACAGCCACGCACTCGATACGTGCCTTGCACGCGTGCAAGCAGCCCACCCGTGCCGCATCCTGCGTCCAGCAGCTCGGCACCTCGCCGCAGATTCGTCTCTAAAATGCGCATCACTTGGCCATGCAGCACGCGATACCACCAGTGCCTATCCTCCATTGCACGGAGCACGCCATATTGCTGTGCTTTCATGAGGGAAAGGACTCCACGGCCCCGCACACCGCGTCCACCGCCTGATCGTTCATGTATGGGTGCAGCGGCAAAGACAGCACTTGGCGCACCGCATGCTCTGCCACAGGAAAACTGCCCTCAGAATCGCTGAAGGCGGGCTGCTGGTGCAGCGCCGCAGGATAATGCACCGCCACAGGCACACCATGATGCCGCAGATGACGCCCCAGCTCATCACGCCGCTCTGAGCGCACGACGAACTGGTGAAACGCATGACTACAGCCCTGGCGAACCCCCAGTGGCTGCACTCCGCGTAATTTCTGTGCATACCGCTGCGCCAGCTCACGCCTCCGCTCCACCTGTGCAGTGAGCACAGGGAGTTTTGCACGCAGAATCGCTGCCTGCATCTCATCCAGCCGCGTATTGATACCTGGCAGCTCACTCACATGCCGCTGCTGCCAGCCATATTGCCGCATCTGTCTGATGCGTCCGGCCAATGCCGCATCCGCCACACTCACAGCGCCCGCATCCCCCAGCGCCCCCAGGCTCTTTGTCGGGTAAAAGCTCCACGCACAGGCCTGCCCCAGCGTCCCCACGGGACGACCATGATACAACGCCCCGTGTGCCTGCGCGGCATCCTCTAAAAGCAGGGCACCATGAGCAGCACACACGGCAGATAGAGCATCCCACTCCACCGGGTGCCCATAGAGATGCACGGCCAGCACCGCGCTCACCTTTTGGTGTTTCATGACTTCCTTCAGCGCAGTCGGACAAAGGGTGAGCGTCTCCGCCTCCACATCGACCAGCACGATGTGTGCCCCGGAACGCAAAACAGCGGCGGCCACGGCAGAGGGGGCCATCGTAGGCACCGCCACCGCATGTCCTGCACCGATGCCCATGGCTCGCAGGATCAGCTCGATAGCATCCGTCCCACTGCCCGTGCCGATGACATGGTCAGCACCGCAAAAAGCCGCAAACTCCGACTCAAAAGCCTCCGTCTCTGCATCCAAGATAAAACGCCCGCTCTCCAGCACACGTCGCAGGGCCAGCTCGATCCCGGCGTGGTGAAACTGCTGGTCAGCAAGTGGGTATTCCGGGAACAAATGCGAAGGCGGAGGCAGTAGCATAGTCCCACTGTTCTAGCGGTTTCCTACCCGCCCCCGCAACTAACGTCCCTTGTAGCGCCTACCTCGACCCCAGGCACTCCTTGCCTTTCGTTTACGGCTTCGGCCACGCTGGATATGGCTTTGATTGCCCCGGCTTGAGACCACCGACATGCTGGATCGTTTCGTCGTAGTCCTTGTGGTCAGTGTTCATGAAGAAGGCAGCATCCCCAGCCATTCCATGACCGTCTTCCGCACGAAGCATCACTGTTATCATCCGATCTGCATCCATACTGGCGCTGCCGATGACTTCAGAAGCTTCGCTTTCAGGTCGGGTATCAGTGCTTACGCATGCTGACAGCCAAATGACCGATGCGAGAATGAAGAAGAACCGTGATTGATTCATGCACACGAATCTACAGCCCTACGGTGGCGAAAGTCAAAGCAACCACACTCCGAGCCAAATTAGGCCCACGCAGACCAGAATACCTGTGCAAATGCACACGCCTTCTTCGTGATCGTGGACGCGGTGCCCCAGCGAGAGGGCATAGAGTGTCCATTTACCGATGTAGCCGAGAAACCACTCGCCACACCACTCCAGGACAAACTCCGCTGCAAAGGCAAAAAAGCGTAAAAGACCAACTAGGCAGCCTGCTGCGGCTTCTTCAGGCATGTGCGGTTCCTTTCATGAGATTCGGGATCATGAGTGCTAAGTCTGGCCTGTCTAAAAGGCATAAGCAGGTGGAAGTTCAGGGTGGTTTTGCACCCGGAAACTTGGGCGTTTTGGGTGCTTAAGGTCCTCACGTTCGGGTAGCTACGCACTGGTGGTCGCCTGGGCACATGACGCCCCCCGCCTTGACACAGCGGCTATCCTCATGCCCTAATCCCGCCCCTCCGTCCCGCCTCACTCTCTATAAGTACGACAGTTCTCATGCCCAAAGCCCTCATTATTGCCGAGAAGCCCAGCGTCGCAGCCGATCTCGCCCGTGCCCTGGCGAAAGCCCCCGGCATGACCTCCTTCTCCAAGGAAAAGGACTGGTATGAAAACGAAACGCACGTCATCTCCTCCGCCGTGGGCCACCTGCTGGAGCTGGGCATGCCCATGGTGAATGGCAAAAAAGTCGGTTGGGGCTTCACCAGCCTGCCGATCATCCCAGAGGTCTTTGAACTCAATCCCATCGAACAAAGCGAAGACCGCTACAAGGTGCTCGCCCGCCTGCTGAAGCGCAAAGACGTGGATGCCGTCATCAATGCTTGCGATGCTGGCCGCGAAGGTGAGCTGATCTTCCGCTATATCATGGACGCCACCGGCTGCAAAAAGCCCGTGAAGCGCCTCTGGATGCAATCCATGACCCAGGGAGCCATCCTGGATGCATACAAAAAACTGCGTAGCGACGGAGAAATGCAGCCCCTCGCTGACGCGGCCAAATGCCGCAGTGAGAGTGACTGGCTCATCGGCATCAACAGCACCCGCGCCCTCACTGCGCTCAATTCACGCCACGGCGGCTTCCGCCTCACTCCCGTTGGCCGTGTGCAGACTCCCACGCTGTCCATTTTGGCCAAAAGGGAGCGGGAAATCGCCGCTTTCGTCCCCCGCACCTACTGGGAAGCCATTGCGTATTTTGAGGTGCCCGCCGGACAATACCTGGGCCGCTGGATCGACGAATCCTTCAAAAAAGACGAAAACGACGAGCACAAGAAGCAGGAGCGCCTGTGGGACGAAAAAACCGCCCAGGCCATCGCTGATCGCTGCATCGGCAAACCGGGCAAAATCGAGCAAACGACCAAACCAGCCCGTCAGGCCGCCCCGCTGCTCTACGACCTCACCAGCCTGCAACGCGAGGCCAGCAACCGCTTCGGCTTCTCTGCCCGCCGCACGCTACAAATCGCCCAGGCACTGTATGAGAAGTTCAAGGTGCTCACCTACCCTCGTACCGATTCCCGCCACCTGCCGGAAGATTATATCGGCACTGTCATCGACACGATGAAGACCTTTGCCAGTCACGACGGCGGTAAGCAAGACGCACTGCCGCATGAACTGGGCAACCACGCTGCCACTGTAATCGAATACCAATGGGTGCGGCCGAACAAGCGCATCTTCGACAACAGCAAAGTCAGTGACCACTTTGCCATCATCCCCACCGGCCTCATCCCGCCGAAGGAGCTGCCAGAAGCCGAGCAAAAGCTCTTCGACATGGTCTCGCGCCGCTTCGTGGCCGTGTTCTTCCCCGCCGCCGAGTTTGAAGTGACCACCCGCATCACACGCGTCGGCAATGATGCCTTCAAAAGTGACGGCAAAGTGCTCCGCTCCCCTGGCTGGCTCGCCGTCTATGGCAAAAAAGCCGCCGAAGAGGCCGCCGAAGAAGGCGAAAACTCCGCCAAGCTGCTCGTCGCTGCCAATGATGGCGACAAAGCCGACACACTCGATGTCGAGGTGAAGGAATCCCAGACCAAGCCGCCGCCCCGCTTCACAGAAGCCACATTACTAGGCACCATGGAAACGGCTGGCAAGCTCGTCGATGACGAAGAACTCGCCGAAGCCATGAGCGATCGCGGTCTGGGCACTCCAGCCACCCGCGCCGCCATCATCGAAGGCCTGATCATGGACCGCTACATCGAGCGTGTGCAGCGTGACATGCACGTCACGCAAAAGGGCCTCGCTTTGACCGAACAGATCGGTGAAATCGGCCTCGACGTGCTCAGCAGCCCCGAACTCACCGGCCAGTGGGAGTATAAACTCCGCCAAATGGAGCACCGCGACCTCGACCGCGGCACCTTCATGAAGGAAATCCGCCTTTTGACGAATCAAATCGTCGAAAAGACCAAAGCCGCCTCCAAAGCCGCCAAGGACAAGGTTTTCCCCGACTTCCCACCTGTCACCTGCGGCGTCTGCGGCAGCACCGAAGGCTACAAGCAAACGGAAGAGTTCTACGGCTGCAAAAACCCCAAATGCAAAGTCCGCGTCTATAAAGCCGTGGCCTCACGCCAGCTCAGTGATGAGGAAATCCGCACGCTGATCGAAAAACGCTTCGTCGGGCCGCTGGAAGGCTTCCGCAGCAAAAAGGGCAAGGAATTCAACGCCGCGCTCTCCATCAAAGACGACATGAAAGTCGCCTTCGTCTTCGAAGGCAATGATCCTGATGCCTTCAACTGGGACGAGTGCCCCATCATCACCAAATGCCCTATCTGCGCCCTCAAAAAACGCGACAGCAACATCCACGACACGCCTGATGGCTACCTATGTAAATACGGCGCACTAGAGGCCGGCAAGTGCAATGGTCGCCTGCCGAAGAAGCTCTGCCAAAAGGACATCACGCCTGAAAACGCCCGTGAGTTCTTCGAGAACGGCAAGACCTCGCTCATCGTCAATATGATCAGCAAGCGCAACCGGCCCTTCAGCGCCTTCCTGGTCTGCTCTCCCGGTGAAAAGCGACTCATGAGCTGGGAATTCCCGCCCCGCGAGCCGAAGCCCAAAGCCGCGAAGAAACCTACCGCAGCCGCCTTCAAAAAGCGCAACCTCGCGGAAACAGTCGAAGCAGAGTAGCACGTCACCACGGGTCCACATAGCTGTGGATGCGCCATTCTCGCGTCGATGACTCCCGCCATCCACATCTACAACAATCAAAACCAGCACTCCGTGCCATTGAAGTGGCTGCGGGGAATTGCCGCCAAGGCCGTGCCGCTCTGCCTTGCGGCAAAGAAGGCAGCTCCAGACTGTGTTTTGCCCGATTTGGCAGAAGTGGAGGTCAGCTACATCACCGATGAAGACATCACTCGTGTCCACGCCGAGTTCCTCGATGATGCGACTCCGACAGACGTCATCACCTTTCACCATGGCGAGATACTCATCAGTGCTGATACCGCCGTGAGGCAGGCGGCGGAACATGGCACCACCCCAGAGCATGAAATGGCGCTCTACCTAGTGCATGGCCTGCTGCATCTGGCAGGCTGGCATGATCTGGATGACGCAGAGGCTGCGGACATGGCCACCACGCAGGAGCGCATCCTCGCAGCGTGTGAACAGCCGTGATCAGTCGATGTAGAGCAGCGCATTCGAGCTCGCGAGTGCGTGGCAAAAGGCCGTCAGGCCCAGCAGCTCAGGCGTAGCAGGTGTCTTTGATGGAGCACCCAGGACGACATCCAGCGGGCTGGGATGCGCCTTGTAATACGTGGTCTGTGCCTGGATGAATTCCACACTCTGCATCACATCGCTTTCACTGGCCGGACGGCTGTGAACGAGCTGCCAGGCCAGACGGACCTGCGCAGCGAGGTCACCACCCGCTTCCTTCTGCACACGCTGGGCGAAATCCTGCGCATGCACACGGACGGTGGCACTATTCATGAGCAGCAGGCTCTGCGGACTCACGGTGGTGACATTGCGCACATCACAGCAGGGCTCCATCACAGGTGCATCAAAGGTGGCAAACATCTCCAGCTGCCGAGAGCGGCGAGCCTGCACATAGATGCTACGCCGATGCTCCTCTCCATTCAGTGAAATGACTTTGCCACTGGGCCTGCCCGCTGTGTCGGTGGTGTCGATACCGATGACCACCTGCCCTTCCTCATTGAACATCACCGGCACGGGAGCCCCACCGAGGCGCGGATTGAGCTGGCCGCTGATGGCTAGGAGCGTATCACGCAGCGTCTCGGCCTCCAGCCGGCGGACATTCATGCGGCTGAGGAAAAGATTATCTGGATCGATCCGGTCACGCTCGCCATCCCGCTGCGAGCTCTGCCGCCAGGTGCGACTGGTCATGATGAGCCGGTGGAGCTTCTTCAGACTCCAGCCTGTGCGCATAAACTCATCCGCCAACCAGTCGAGTAGCTCTGGATGCGTAGGAGCCGTGCCCAGCTTGCCTAAATCACCCGCCGTAGCCACCAGTCCACGGCCAAAGTGGTGCATCCACACTCGATTGACCATCACACGGGCCAGCAGCGGGTGCCGGCCATCCGTCAATGCCTGCGCAAAGGCCAGCCTGCGGCCTGTGGTGGGCAGTTTGGGGTCTTTTTCCGGCAGCTCGATCTTCCGGTGAGCTGCGAGCACGGTGAGATCACCAGGGCTCACTTTGGCCTTCGGCTGATCATGCATGCCACGGTGGAAAATGTAAGTCGCGGGCACCAGTTCCGGCTTTTTCGGCAATTCGGTAAAGGCATGCACGAATTCCTCCAGGGGCTTGGTCGCACGGACGGCGGTGGCCTCTGCGGTCATCTTTTTGAGCGTATCGGCATGCTTGGTTTTGTAGGTGGTGTCGTAGAGGTAGAGTGAACCCGCGCTGAGCTGATTGATGCGGGGCCAGGCTTTCAGTAGAGAGGCCTGGGCAGGGCTGCGCTTTTTCACCTCGGCCCGGTAAGCGCTGCGCAGTGCGGCGCGGTCTTTCTCGGGCGCTTTGAGCAGCTCTTTCTCCAGTACCTCGGTGATGAATTCCTCCTGCTTGATGAGGCGAGCTGCGTCGATTTTTTTGGCCTCGGCCTCGATGCGTGCAGCCTGTGCTGCCTGGCTATCGGTGAGCAGTGAGACGAGCCGCCCCGGTGTCGTGCGCCACGCCTTGGTATCGAATCCAGGCTCAAAGACAGCTCGCAGGCGGTAGTAATCTGCATGCGTCACTGGATCGTAGCGATGATCATGACACTGCGCACAGCCGATGGTCATGCCGTAGAGTGAAGAGCCCACCATCTTGATCGTATCGGCGATGTTGGCATTCTGCGTCTCTGCATCATTTTTCTCACCAGTGCCATTCGGAGCCATGCGGAGAAAAC belongs to Verrucomicrobiaceae bacterium and includes:
- a CDS encoding DNA topoisomerase III, encoding MPKALIIAEKPSVAADLARALAKAPGMTSFSKEKDWYENETHVISSAVGHLLELGMPMVNGKKVGWGFTSLPIIPEVFELNPIEQSEDRYKVLARLLKRKDVDAVINACDAGREGELIFRYIMDATGCKKPVKRLWMQSMTQGAILDAYKKLRSDGEMQPLADAAKCRSESDWLIGINSTRALTALNSRHGGFRLTPVGRVQTPTLSILAKREREIAAFVPRTYWEAIAYFEVPAGQYLGRWIDESFKKDENDEHKKQERLWDEKTAQAIADRCIGKPGKIEQTTKPARQAAPLLYDLTSLQREASNRFGFSARRTLQIAQALYEKFKVLTYPRTDSRHLPEDYIGTVIDTMKTFASHDGGKQDALPHELGNHAATVIEYQWVRPNKRIFDNSKVSDHFAIIPTGLIPPKELPEAEQKLFDMVSRRFVAVFFPAAEFEVTTRITRVGNDAFKSDGKVLRSPGWLAVYGKKAAEEAAEEGENSAKLLVAANDGDKADTLDVEVKESQTKPPPRFTEATLLGTMETAGKLVDDEELAEAMSDRGLGTPATRAAIIEGLIMDRYIERVQRDMHVTQKGLALTEQIGEIGLDVLSSPELTGQWEYKLRQMEHRDLDRGTFMKEIRLLTNQIVEKTKAASKAAKDKVFPDFPPVTCGVCGSTEGYKQTEEFYGCKNPKCKVRVYKAVASRQLSDEEIRTLIEKRFVGPLEGFRSKKGKEFNAALSIKDDMKVAFVFEGNDPDAFNWDECPIITKCPICALKKRDSNIHDTPDGYLCKYGALEAGKCNGRLPKKLCQKDITPENAREFFENGKTSLIVNMISKRNRPFSAFLVCSPGEKRLMSWEFPPREPKPKAAKKPTAAAFKKRNLAETVEAE
- the ybeY gene encoding rRNA maturation RNase YbeY, encoding MTPAIHIYNNQNQHSVPLKWLRGIAAKAVPLCLAAKKAAPDCVLPDLAEVEVSYITDEDITRVHAEFLDDATPTDVITFHHGEILISADTAVRQAAEHGTTPEHEMALYLVHGLLHLAGWHDLDDAEAADMATTQERILAACEQP
- a CDS encoding class I SAM-dependent methyltransferase — protein: MKAQQYGVLRAMEDRHWWYRVLHGQVMRILETNLRRGAELLDAGCGTGGLLARVQGTYRVRGCDRSSLAVRHCHDRGLDQLVIQADVCDLPFPEAEFDAALLLDVLYHREVVVSRALAELRRVLRRSGLLVVNTAAFQCLYGAHDEAVHGARGIARLICAACWRRRVSKSSMRIIGMHGSFFHSC
- a CDS encoding DegT/DnrJ/EryC1/StrS family aminotransferase; this translates as MLLPPPSHLFPEYPLADQQFHHAGIELALRRVLESGRFILDAETEAFESEFAAFCGADHVIGTGSGTDAIELILRAMGIGAGHAVAVPTMAPSAVAAAVLRSGAHIVLVDVEAETLTLCPTALKEVMKHQKVSAVLAVHLYGHPVEWDALSAVCAAHGALLLEDAAQAHGALYHGRPVGTLGQACAWSFYPTKSLGALGDAGAVSVADAALAGRIRQMRQYGWQQRHVSELPGINTRLDEMQAAILRAKLPVLTAQVERRRELAQRYAQKLRGVQPLGVRQGCSHAFHQFVVRSERRDELGRHLRHHGVPVAVHYPAALHQQPAFSDSEGSFPVAEHAVRQVLSLPLHPYMNDQAVDAVCGAVESFPS